One window of the Trifolium pratense cultivar HEN17-A07 linkage group LG2, ARS_RC_1.1, whole genome shotgun sequence genome contains the following:
- the LOC123904540 gene encoding sugar transport protein 13-like has protein sequence MYKLESSKKKCIVVTGGVTAMPPFLKKFFPAVYRKTVLEKGLDSNYCKYDNQGLQLFTSSLYLAGLTATFFASYTTRVLGRRLTMLIAGFFFIAGVIFNAAAQNLAMLIVGRILLGCGVGFANQAVPVFLSEIAPSRIRGALNILFQLNVTIGILFANLVNYGTNKIKGGWGWRLSLGLAGIPALLLTLGAILVVDTPNSLIERGRMDEGKAVLKKIRGTENVEPEFLELVEASRIAKEVKRPFRNLLKRKNRPQLVISVALQIFQQFTGINAIMFYAPVLFNTLGFKNDASLYSAVITGAVNVLSTIVSIYSVDKVGRRVLLLEAGVQMFLSQVVIAIILGFKVTDHSDNLSKGYAIFVVIMVCTYVSAFAWSIGPLGWLIPSETFPLETRSAGQSVTVCVNLLFTFVIAQAFLSMLCHFKFGIFLFFSGWVLMMSIFVFFLVPETKNIPIEEMTERVWKQHWFWKRFIEDDHDNEKIENADNPERKNNNGCRYCWKCLSSIN, from the exons ATGTACAAGCTAGAATCA agtaaaaaaaagtgtattGTGGTGACAGGTGGTGTGACAGCTATGCCACCATTCTTGAAGAAGTTCTTCCCAGCAGTATATAGAAAGACGGTGTTAGAGAAAGGATTAGACAGTAATTACTGCAAATATGACAATCAAGGATTGCAGTTATTTACGTCTTCCTTATATCTAGCCGGTTTAACTGCCACTTTCTTTGCATCCTATACCACTCGAGTTTTGGGGAGAAGACTCACGATGTTGATTGCTGGCTTTTTCTTCATTGCTGGAGTTATCTTTAATGCTGCTGCTCAAAATCTTGCCATGCTCATTGTTGGAAGAATCTTACTTGGTTGTGGTGTTGGCTTTGCTAATCAG GCTGTGCCGGTGTTTCTTTCCGAAATCGCTCCTTCAAGAATACGTGGAGCTTTGAATATACTTTTCCAACTTAATGTCACTATTGGCATTTTGTTTGCTAACCTTGTCAATTATGGAACCAACAA AATCAAAGGTGGATGGGGTTGGAGGCTATCTCTAGGGTTGGCTGGCATCCCAGCACTTCTACTAACACTTGGTGCCATCTTAGTTGTGGACACTCCTAATAGTCTCATAGAACGTGGTCGAATGGATGAAGGAAAAGCCGTACTCAAAAAGATTCGTGGCACTGAAAATGTTGAACCAGAGTTCTTGGAGCTTGTTGAGGCAAGTCGTATAGCTAAAGAGGTTAAGCGCCCTTTTAGAAACCTTCTCAAACGCAAAAACCGTCCCCAACTTGTGATTTCGGTCGCATTGCAA ATATTCCAACAATTCACAGGCATCAATGCGATCATGTTTTATGCGCCAGTGTTATTCAACACATTGGGATTCAAGAACGATGCTTCGCTCTATTCCGCTGTGATAACAGGAGCTGTGAATGTCCTCTCCACAATTGTATCTATCTACTCGGTGGACAAAGTTGGTCGTCGTGTGTTGTTATTGGAAGCCGGTGTACAAATGTTCTTGTCTCAAGTTGTAATAGCTATCATTTTGGGGTTCAAGGTCACGGATCATTCAGATAATCTTTCAAAAGGTTACGCAATTTTCGTAGTTATCATGGTTTGCACTTACGTGTCTGCTTTTGCTTGGTCTATAGGTCCTCTTGGATGGCTTATTCCAAGTGAGACATTTCCATTGGAGACTCGGTCGGCCGGACAAAGTGTCACCGTTTGTGTCAATTTGCTCTTCACCTTTGTCATTGCACAAGCTTTTCTATCCATGTTATGTCATTTCAAGTTTGGCATCTTTTTGTTCTTCTCTGGTTGGGTTTTGATGATGTCAatctttgtgtttttcttggtgCCCGAGACAAAGAACATACCAATTGAAGAGATGACTGAGAGAGTATGGAAGCAACATTGGTTTTGGAAGAGGTTTATTGAAGATGATCATGACAatgagaaaatagaaaatgcTGATAATcctgagagaaaaaataataatggatgCAGATATTGTTGGAAGTGTTTGAGTTCCAtcaattga
- the LOC123907322 gene encoding DExH-box ATP-dependent RNA helicase DExH9-like isoform X2 produces MVSAHTSAGKTVVALYAIAMSLRNGQCVIYTSPIKALSNQKYREFKEEFSDVGLMTGDVTIDPNASCLVMTTEIWRSMQYKGSEVTREVAWIIFDEVHYMRDRERGVVWEESIVMSPKNARFVFLSATVPNAKEFADWVAKVHQQPCHIVYTDYRPTPLQHYIFPSGSEGMYLVVDEKGKFREDSFQKALNALVPAADGDRKNENAKWQKGLVLGKAAEESDIFKMVKMIIQRQYDPVILFSFSKRECEFLAMQMAKMDLNGDIEKDNIEKIFWCAMDMLSDDDKKLPQELARTIVTMYSEFMLERNRWS; encoded by the exons atg GTGTCTGCACATACATCTGCTGGGAAAACTGTTGTGGCGTTATATGCAATTGCTATGTCGCTTCGAAATGGACAATGTGTTATCTACACTTCACCTATTAAGGCACTTAGTAATCAAAAGTATAGAGAATTTAAAGAAGAGTTTTCTGATGTTGGTTTGATGACTGGTGACGTTACCATTGATCCCAATGCTTCTTGCTTG gtcaTGACTACAGAAATTTGGCGTAGTATGCAATACAAAGGGTCTGAGGTCACCAGGGAGGTGGCTTGGATAATTTTTGATGAGGTGCATTATATGCGTGATCGCGAAAGGGGTGTGGTTTGGGAAGAGAGCATTGTTATGTCGCCAAAGAATGCCCGTTTTGTCTTCCTCTCTGCCACTGTCCCCAATGCCAAGGAATTTGCTGATTGGGTGGCAAAG GTGCACCAACAGCCTTGTCATATTGTTTATACGGATTACCGGCCAACTCCCCTTCAACATTATATTTTTCCTTCCGGAAGTGAGGGTATGTACTTGGTTGTAGATGAAAAGGGAAAATTTCGCGAAGACAGCTTTCAGAAAGCTTTGAATGCTCTTGTTCCTGCTGCTGATGGTGATAGGAAAAATGAAAATGCCAAGTGGCAAAAAGGTTTGGTGCTGGGCAAGGCTGCTGAAGAAAGTGACATATTCAAGATGGTGAAAATGATCATCCAACGTCAATACGATCCCGTGATACTGTTCAGCTTTAGCAAGAGGGAGTGTGAGTTTCTTGCAATGCAG ATGGCAAAAATGGATCTTAATGGGGATATAGAGAAGGACAAcatagaaaaaatattttggtgTGCTATGGATATGCTTTCAGATGATGATAAGAAGTTGCCTCAG GAGCTTGCAAGAACCATCGTAACTATGTACTCGGAATTTATGCTGGAGAGAAACCGATGGAGCTAG
- the LOC123909618 gene encoding protein STRUBBELIG-RECEPTOR FAMILY 2-like, whose amino-acid sequence MASGYIARFIFFVILISLADSSHVKDLHKTLNYSPVLQGWKGVGGLLHNLQNLQHLDVCSNNIVGVIPIPFRLPPNATHMNMACCIYLCKNIRQSLSTTKKLRHLNLSHTFLFGPIGNVFTGLDNLEEIDVSSHNIVGVIPIPYSLLPNSTHMNMACCIYLSKNISHSLSTTKKLRHLNLSHNFLFGLVGNVFTGLDNLEKMNIQQNLFSGILPENVQTIPNLWIGGSKLYPLGDSPLWEFPFEYVIVEHSSSCPHTTQANANENFVRKHEKIPMGRGGIAFMVDGGTLLAKGFTLLLETGFAFFILIHFNKLLLRLRSFGSSHITLVSHPVYAAEDDQVRMYLNKRSSHTKLLMLKAMQQGRRKKRKTTKAESSGGRSAENTPAVPRKKAVSIGVMYYKFGEDRLLHTLDEVEGMKTILMENFNFIDQDITILCDTNKYTHPTKVAIQRQLTLLVEEANAQDILFVYIAGHSIEFEVDKFGIWTSDSKFITDHFLSTKFMPKVPLEATLTVMINTCFAGNFMKGAIQSVNVVVFPLSESHEVTFDGHIYYEVLSGILEGETSTNIKVYRQLKKAVCALVIMGYDGLPVYCPEDLPFYCPQDKKHAKFLRW is encoded by the exons ATGGCGTCTGGTTACATTGCACGTTTCATCTTCTTCGTGATTTTGATTTCTTTGGCAGATTCCTCACATG TGAAGGACCTACACAAGACCTTGAACTACTCACCGGTGCTCCAAGGATGGAAAGGAGTTGGAGGCTTGCTCCACAATCTACAAAACTTGCAACATCT TGATGTCTGCTCTAACAACATAGTGGGTGTGATACCAATACCATTCCGTCTGCCTCCCAATGCCACACATAT GAACATGGCTTGCTGCATCTATTTGTGCAAAAATATCCGTCAGTCATTATCAACAACGAAGAAACTAAGGCATCT GAATTTAAGTCACACTTTCTTATTTGGACCCATTGGCAATGTGTTCACTGGCTTAGATAACCTGGAAGAAAT TGATGTCAGCTCTCACAACATAGTGGGTGTGATACCAATACCATACAGTCTGCTTCCCAATTCCACTCATAT GAACATGGCTTGCTGCATCTATTTGAGCAAAAATATCTCCCATTCTTTATCAACAACGAAGAAACTAAGGCATCT GAATTTAAGCCACAATTTCTTGTTTGGACTCGTTGGCAATGTGTTCACTGGCTTAGATAACCTGGAAAAAAT GAACATTCAACAGAATCTGTTTAGTGGTATTCTTCCAGAAAATGTCCAGACCATACCAAACTTATG GATTGGAGGGAGTAAGTTATATCCATTGGGTGACTCTCCTCTCTGGGAATTTCCTTTTGAATATGTTATAGTTGAGCACAGTAGCAGTTGCCCACACACAACTCAGGCAAATGCCAATGAAAACTTTGTGAGAAAACATGAGAAGATCCCCATGGGTCGTGGAGGAATAGCTTTTATGGTTGACGGAGGAACATTATTGGCAAAAGGATTCACCTTATTATTGGAAACAGGATTCGCCTTCTTCATTCTAATTCATTTTAATAAATTGCTGTTGAGGCTGAGGAGCTTTGGAAGCAGTCATATTACACTGGTGTCTCATCCTGTTTATGCAGCCGAAG ATGATCAAGTTAGAATGTATTTGAACAAGAGATCAAGCCATACAAAGTTACTCATGCTAAAGGCTATGCAGCAAGGTCGTCGTAAAAAACGAAAGACAACCAAGGCAGAAAGTAGTGGAGGAAGAAGTGCTGAAAACACACCAGCTGTGCCAAGAAAAAAGGCAGTTTCAATTGGGGTGATGTATTACAAGTTTGGAGAAGATAGACTGTTGCATACCTTAGATGAAGTCGAAGGgatgaaaacaattttaatgGAAAACTTCAATTTCATAGACCAAGATATCACGATACTGTGTGACACCAACAAGTATACGCATCCAACAAAAGTGGCAATTCAAAGACAACTAACATTGTTAGTTGAAGAAGCTAATGCACAAGATATACTTTTTGTGTATATAGCGGGACATTCCATTGAGTTTGAAGTTGATAAATTTGGAATTTGGACTTCCGATTCTAAATTTATAACGGatcattttttgtctacaaaaTTCATGCCGAAAGTGCCGCTGGAAGCGACACTAACAGTGATGATCAACACTTGCTTTGCCGGGAATTTTATGAAAGGTGCAATACAAAGCGTAAACGTGGTAGTCTTTCCACTTAGTGAATCTCATGAAGTCACCTTCGATGGACATATATATTATGAAGTTCTCAGTGGAATACTCGAAGGAGAAACTTCAACCAACATCAAGGTTTATAGACAACTTAAGAAGGCTGTGTGTGCTTTAGTTATAATGGGATATGATGGTCTTCCAGTCTACTGCCCAGAAGACCTTCCATTCTACTGCCCACAAGACAAGAAACATGCTAAGTTCCTACGATGGTAG
- the LOC123904539 gene encoding DExH-box ATP-dependent RNA helicase DExH9-like, producing MLNSTYYIWAITCLENSESVMVSAHTSAGKTVVALYAIAMSLRNGQCVIYTSPIKALSNQKYREFKEEFSDVGLMTGDVTIDPNASCLVMTTEIWRSMQYKGSEVTREVAWIIFDEVHYMRDRERGVVWEESIVMSPKNARFVFLSATVPNAKEFADWVAKVI from the exons ATGCTAAATTCCACA TACTACATTTGGGCTATTACTTGTCTTGAAAACTCTGAATCtgttatg GTGTCTGCACATACATCTGCTGGGAAAACTGTTGTGGCGTTATATGCAATTGCTATGTCGCTTCGAAATGGACAATGTGTTATCTACACTTCACCTATTAAGGCACTTAGTAATCAAAAGTATAGAGAATTTAAAGAAGAGTTTTCTGATGTTGGTTTGATGACTGGTGACGTTACCATTGATCCCAATGCTTCTTGCTTG gtcaTGACTACAGAAATTTGGCGTAGTATGCAATACAAAGGGTCTGAGGTCACCAGGGAGGTGGCTTGGATAATTTTTGATGAGGTGCATTATATGCGTGATCGCGAAAGGGGTGTGGTTTGGGAAGAGAGCATTGTTATGTCGCCAAAGAATGCCCGTTTTGTCTTCCTCTCTGCCACTGTCCCCAATGCCAAGGAATTTGCTGATTGGGTGGCAAAGGTTATTTAA
- the LOC123907322 gene encoding DExH-box ATP-dependent RNA helicase DExH9-like isoform X1 has product MVSAHTSAGKTVVALYAIAMSLRNGQCVIYTSPIKALSNQKYREFKEEFSDVGLMTGDVTIDPNASCLVMTTEIWRSMQYKGSEVTREVAWIIFDEVHYMRDRERGVVWEESIVMSPKNARFVFLSATVPNAKEFADWVAKVHQQPCHIVYTDYRPTPLQHYIFPSGSEGMYLVVDEKGKFREDSFQKALNALVPAADGDRKNENAKWQKGLVLGKAAEESDIFKMVKMIIQRQYDPVILFSFSKRECEFLAMQMAKMDLNGDIEKDNIEKIFWCAMDMLSDDDKKLPQFYKFCKSSLNLQRLIMVCVCGTYY; this is encoded by the exons atg GTGTCTGCACATACATCTGCTGGGAAAACTGTTGTGGCGTTATATGCAATTGCTATGTCGCTTCGAAATGGACAATGTGTTATCTACACTTCACCTATTAAGGCACTTAGTAATCAAAAGTATAGAGAATTTAAAGAAGAGTTTTCTGATGTTGGTTTGATGACTGGTGACGTTACCATTGATCCCAATGCTTCTTGCTTG gtcaTGACTACAGAAATTTGGCGTAGTATGCAATACAAAGGGTCTGAGGTCACCAGGGAGGTGGCTTGGATAATTTTTGATGAGGTGCATTATATGCGTGATCGCGAAAGGGGTGTGGTTTGGGAAGAGAGCATTGTTATGTCGCCAAAGAATGCCCGTTTTGTCTTCCTCTCTGCCACTGTCCCCAATGCCAAGGAATTTGCTGATTGGGTGGCAAAG GTGCACCAACAGCCTTGTCATATTGTTTATACGGATTACCGGCCAACTCCCCTTCAACATTATATTTTTCCTTCCGGAAGTGAGGGTATGTACTTGGTTGTAGATGAAAAGGGAAAATTTCGCGAAGACAGCTTTCAGAAAGCTTTGAATGCTCTTGTTCCTGCTGCTGATGGTGATAGGAAAAATGAAAATGCCAAGTGGCAAAAAGGTTTGGTGCTGGGCAAGGCTGCTGAAGAAAGTGACATATTCAAGATGGTGAAAATGATCATCCAACGTCAATACGATCCCGTGATACTGTTCAGCTTTAGCAAGAGGGAGTGTGAGTTTCTTGCAATGCAG ATGGCAAAAATGGATCTTAATGGGGATATAGAGAAGGACAAcatagaaaaaatattttggtgTGCTATGGATATGCTTTCAGATGATGATAAGAAGTTGCCTCAG TTTTACAAGTTTTGCAAGAGTTCATTGAATCTGCAACGGTTGATCATGGTCTGTGTTTGTGGCACATATTATTAG
- the LOC123908834 gene encoding serpin-ZX-like encodes MDLKKSVRCQEDVALTITKHLLLKQDFQQKNLVFSPLSLFVVLSVVAAGSEGHSLDQLLSFLQFDSIDNLIAFFSQLVALFSDDRMCFINGMWADESIPLSHSFKQLVATHYNTTLASVDFKTKGGQACRDVNLWVEKETNGLITKLLHPSMVSNSTELVFANALCFNGVWEHMFMPISVPAGFHLLNGTKVIAPFMLSKQREHFIGIFDGFKVLRLSYKQGRDETLRFSMYIFLPNAKDGLLALIEKLASESDFLKDKFPQRKVEVRRFTIPKFKISFSFEASNVLHELGMISPFVLTKVVEGMNPPLGVESIYHNAFIEVNEKGTIASANTIMRAARGKRCATPTDFVADHPFLFLIREDFSGTILFIGQVLNPLDGANEPTISK; translated from the exons ATGGATCTCAAAAAATCAGTAAGGTGCCAAGAAGATGTTGCACTCACCATCACAAAGCATTTACTCTTAAAACAAGATTTTCAGCAAAAGAACCTTGTCTTTTCTCCCTTGTCTCTCTTTGTTGTTCTTAGCGTCGTGGCAGCTGGATCAGAAGGCCATTCTCTCGACCAACTTCTTTCCTTCCTTCAATTTGACTCCATTGACAATCTAATTGCATTCTTCTCTCAACTCGTTGCTCTGTTCTCTGACGATCGTATGTGTTTTATCAATGGAATGTGGGCTGATGAATCAATTCCCCTCTCTCATTCTTTTAAACAACTTGTGGCCACTCATTACAACACCACTTTGGCTTCAGTTGATTTTAAGACTAAG GGTGGTCAAGCATGTCGTGACGTTAATTTGTGGGTTGAGAAAGAGACAAATGGCCTTATCACAAAGCTTCTTCATCCTAGTATGGTAAGCAATTCAACCGAACTTGTCTTTGCAAATGCATTGTGCTTCAACGGTGTATGGGAACACATGTTTATGCCTATATCAGTTCCGGCTGGTTTTCACCTCTTAAATGGCACCAAAGTCATTGCTCCCTTCATGCTTAGCAAGCAGAGGGAGCACTTTATTGGTATTTTTGATGGTTTCAAAGTACTACGTCTTTCTTATAAACAAGGCAGGGATGAAACTCTTCGGTTCTCCATGTACATTTTCCTTCCGAATGCAAAAGATGGACTTTTGGCATTAATTGAAAAGctagcttcagaatctgattttTTGAAAGACAAGTTCCCTCAGCGGAAAGTGGAAGTACGTCGATTTACTATTCCAAAATTCAagatttctttttcatttgaagcttcTAATGTTCTGCACGAGTTGGGAATGATTTCACCTTTCGTTCTCACAAAAGTGGTAGAGGGAATGAACCCTCCTTTGGGCGTGGAAAGCATATATCACAATGCTTTCATTGAGGTAAATGAAAAAGGCACCATAGCTTCAGCAAACACAATTATGCGGGCAGCAAGAGGTAAACGTTGTGCCACCCCTACAGACTTTGTAGCTGACCACCCTTTCCTCTTCTTAATTAGAGAAGATTTCAGCGGAACAATTCTCTTTATTGGTCAGGTTCTCAATCCTCTTGATGGTGCAAATGAACCTACGATTAGCAAATAG